In Falco cherrug isolate bFalChe1 chromosome 5, bFalChe1.pri, whole genome shotgun sequence, one DNA window encodes the following:
- the LOC102055798 gene encoding alpha-2-macroglobulin-like protein 1 — MWTPFLLSCLLYTLGIVAQPRYLIVVPAALTYPSSQRVCLDLRGVEKPSHVALTLVHPSGNLSLYRKVVRNNRIFECSKFQVPQPPGSQEVGTVRLHISNGHYSANEEKQVLIRRAGTGTFIQMDKPIYNPGQTVKFRIVTLTEDFAPVNSKYSMVEVQDPNQNRIGQWLDVKPKQGIADLSFQLAAKISLGTYTISVVNPKVSSTFKVEEHVLKKFDVFFEGPARIYASDKTFPLRVCGRYSYGKAVQGTMRVTLCQKARRRPRNTSKDVCREYSGLTASKGCFTPSVSTSVFNLAPSEEDSQLYAEASLLEMGTGVQINTSSQILISRTAARAAFETPNAYYIPGVPYKGKIKLQDHYGNVMKNRKVYLVIKFMRHRFIKTYITDSSGIASFSLDTTAWNSSSVSLEVTGKAGIVVRGQRNVQVGKLNSKSAAVGQWETIVPQLQGSFSIPLTFTADFTPSPSLVVYAIFPSGGITADSIHFDVALCFVNQVKVGFPAKEAHPGSTVQLQLQAAPGSLCAVQAVDGNMFFMRPESELTSQTVYDLFPAAYRHGYPAQVEEHSDHCVQPQSTSSLLRGKPQHSFQPDIFNLFWNMGLKIFSNLVIKKPSQCFHRADRKPTVGGPPTEDQRITKEQTQFTTHGRLHHYFSETWIWNLFSVGSNGSRSVLVTVPAAAAEWKVKTFCLAGRGFGLAPATSLRTVQPFFVDVTLPYSVIRGETFLLKATVFNYLQQCVQIHVALAKSPDFQVEPCRTCRDRDCLCVEESKTFTWNVTVVQLGTVNITVRIEVLDTTSRCGSRKTLPSTVRRRHTVVKQLLVRPEGVLVEKSYISLLCPRGGNIAEEAVSLRLPDNVVKGSARASISVSGDLMGTALQNLDRLVPVPHGCGEQNMVLFAPIVYVLQYLEKTKQLSPEIKERATGFLRNGYQMQLLYRHRDGSYSVFGQQDGEGNTWLTAFVVKSFGQARKYIYVDDKNVQDALRWLEQNQLPSGCFATKGSIFHSSLKGSVDDEISLGAYVAAALLELGQPLKGKLMQTTLRCLQQAVHNITNTYTEAVLAYAFALAGDYKITQELLYKLEEQAIKSGGQIHWTPKPSSPASMGFWPGSQAVDIELTAYVLLAYLSKPRVHASDMATAAGIVAWLTRQQNAYGGFASTQDTVVALQALAKYAARTFSASGQALVRVKSQRGFGKTFQVNRQKGLLVQQAALTEVPGQFLVQVHGSGCVLAQTVLRYHEPPPWAAVTFTLRVNTELTNCSQANARVLTVRVLASYIGSRVTSNMVILEVSLLSGFVLAPRSRMLLERRTIIKKIEVKADVVYIYLEKLSDESQTFILQLEQVIQMKNLKPASIKVYDYYQPEERALADYSAVCS, encoded by the exons GAGGTACCTGATCGTTGTTCCAGCTGCACTGACTTACCCCTCTTCCCAGAGGGTGTGCTTGGACCTCCGTGGGGTGGAGAAGCCTAGTCATGTTGCCTTAACTCTTGTGCATCCATCCGGCAACCTCAGCCTCTATCGCAAAGTCGTCAGGAACAACCGGATCTTCGAGTGCTCCAAATTTCAG GTACCCCAACCTCCAGGCAGCCAGGAGGTGGGCACTGTCCGCTTGCATATCTCCAACGGCCACTACAGTGCAAACGAAGAGAAGCAAGTCCTGATCcgcagggctggcacaggcacCTTCATCCAGATGGATAAACCCATCTATAACCCAGGACAGACAG TGAAATTCCGTATTGTGACGTTGACTGAAGATTTTGCTCCCGTTAACAGCAAG TACTCCATGGTGGAAGTCCAG GACCCAAACCAAAACCGCATTGGCCAGTGGCTGGATGTGAAACCAAAACAGGGCATTGCAGATCTCTCCTTCCAGTTAGCTGCCAAAATCTCCCTGGGGACTTACACCATCAGTGTGGTGAACCCAAAAGTGTCCAGTACCTTTAAGGTGGAGGAACACG TGTTGAAAAAGTTTGATGTTTTCTTCGAGGGACCAGCTCGGATTTATGCTTCAGATAAAACTTTCCCGCTGCGTGTGTGTGGCAG GTACAGCTATGGGAAAGCAGTGCAAGGGACCATGCGGGTGACTTTGTGCCAGAAGGCAAGGAGGCGTCCCCGAAACACCAGCAAGGATGTCTGTAGGGAATACAGTGGCCTG ACAGCGAGCAAGGGGTGCTTCACCCCTTCTGTAAGCACGTCAGTCTTCAACCTGGCTCCCAGCGAGGAGGACAGCCAGCTCTATGCAGAAGCCTCTCTCCTGGAGATGGGCACAG GGGTGCAGATCAACACCTCCAGCCAAATCCTCATCTCCAGGACAGCTGCAAGGGCAGCGTTTGAGACACCAAATGCATATTACATCCCTGGAGTACCCTACAAGGGGAAG ATTAAGCTTCAGGATCACTATGGAAATgttatgaaaaacagaaaagtttaTCTTGTGATAAAGTTCATGAGGCATCGGTTTATCAAAACTTACATCACAGACAGCAGTGGAATAGCATCCTTCAGCCTGGACACTACTGCCTGGAACAGCTCATCAGTCTCTTTGGAG GTCACTGGGAAGGCTGGAATTGTTGTCAGGGGCCAGAGGAATGTCCAGGTTGGGAAGCTGAACAGTAAGTCTGCAGCAGTCGGACAATGGGAAACAATTGTGCCCC AGTTGCAGGGCTCCTTCTCCATCCCTTTGACTTTCACTGCTGACTTCACCCCATCACCTTCCTTAGTGGTGTATGCCATCTTCCCCAGTGGAGGGATAACGGCTGACAGCATCCATTTTGATGTTGCCTTGTGCTTTGTAAACCAG GTCAAGGTAGGATTCCCAGCTAAAGAAGCCCACCCAGGGTCAACagtgcagctccagctgcaggcagcccctggcTCCCTGTGTGCAGTACAGGCGGTGGATGGAAACATGTTCTTCATGAGACCAGAGAGCGAGCTGACAAGCCAAACG GTCTATGATTTGTTCCCTGCTGCCTACCGACATGGATACCCTGCCCAAGTAGAAGAGCATTCAGATCACTGTGTTCAGCCGCAGTCCACGTCATCTCTGCTACGAGGGAAGCCACAGCACTCCTTTCAGCCTGACATCTTTAACCTCTTCTGG AACATGGGGCTGAAAATCTTCTCAAACCTTGTAATCAAGAAGCCATCTCAATGCTTTCATCGGGCGGATAGGAAGCCAACCGTAG gGGGGCCTCCTACAGAAGACCAAAGAATCACTAAGGAACAAACCCAATTTACCACCCATGGAAGACTTCACCACTATTTCTCTGAAACTTGGATCTGGAATCTGTTCTCTGTTGG CTCCAACGGCAGCAGGAGCGTCTTGGTCacagtgcctgctgctgctgcagaatggAAAGTCAAGACGTTCTGCTTGGCTGGGAGGGGATTTGGCCTTGCTCCAGCCACGAGCCTCCGAACAGTGCAGCCCTTCTTTGTGGATGTGACACTGCCTTATTCTGTCATCCGAGGAGAGACCTTCCTGCTGAAAGCTACTGTCTTCAACTACCTGCAGCAGTGTGTACAG ATCCATGTGGCCCTGGCTAAATCCCCAGACTTCCAGGTGGAGCCATGCCGgacctgcagggacagggattGTCTTTGTGTAGAGGAGTCCAAGACTTTCACGTGGAATGTGACAGTGGTCCAGCTAG GGACTGTGAATATCACAGTGAGGATAGAGGTACTGGACACTACATCACGGTGTGGGAGCAGGAAAACCTTGCCATCTACTGTGAGGCGGAGGCATACAGTGGTCAAACAATTGTTGGTCCGG ccagaagGTGTGTTGGTGGAGAAGTCTTACATCTCCCTTTTGTGCCCGAGAGGAG GAAACATTGCTGAAGAAGCTGTGTCCCTTCGCCTACCTGACAATGTAGTGAAGGGATCTGCCAGGGCTTCCATTTCTGTCTCAG GTGACCTCATGGGGACGGCACTGCAGAACCTGGACCGTCTGGTGCCGGTGCCCCACGGCTGTGGGGAGCAGAACATGGTGCTGTTTGCCCCCATTGTCTATGTGCTGCAGTACCTGGAGAAGACGAAGCAGCTGTCCCCTGAGATCAAGGAGAGGGCGACAGGGTTCCTGCGCAATG ggtACCAGATGCAGCTTCTTTATAGGCACCGAGATGGGTCCTACAGTGTCTTtgggcagcaggatggagaAGGGAACACCTG GCTGACAGCTTTTGTAGTCAAGAGTTTTGGCCAAGCTAGAAAATACATCTACGTAGATGACAAGAATGTCCAGGATGCCCTACGCTGGCTAGAGCAAAACCAGCTGCCCAGTGGCTGCTTTGCCACCAAAGGGAGCATCTTTCACTCCTCCCTAAAG GGCAGCGTGGATGATGAGATCTCCCTGGGGGCATACgttgctgcagcactgctggagctgggtcAGCCACTGAAG GGCAAGCTGATGCAGACTACGCTTCGCTGCCTGCAGCAAGCAGTTCACAACATCACCAACACCTACACAGAAGCCGTGCTGGCCTATGCCTTCGCCCTGGCTGGGGACTATAAGATAACCCAGGAGCTGCTGTACAAGCTGGAGGAACAGGCCATCAAATCAG gaggACAAATCCACTGGACCCCTAAGCCAAGCTCTCCAGCTTCCATGGGCTTCTGGCCTGGTTCTCAGGCAGTGGACATAGAGTTGACAGCCTACGTGCTCCTGGCATACCTCTCCAAGCCACGGGTACATGCAAGTGACATGGCAACTGCAGCTGGTATTGTGGCATGGCTGACCCGGCAGCAAAACGCCTATGGGGGCTTTGCCTCCACCCAG GACACGGTTGTTGCCTTGCAAGCCTTAGCAAAATATGCAGCAAGGACGTTCAGTGCATCAGGCCAGGCACTTGTGAGGGTGAAGTCCCAGAGGGGCTTCGGGAAGACTTTCCAAGTCAACCGCCAGAaggggctgctggtgcagcaggcagcactgaCAGAGGTCCCAGGGCAGTTCCTAGTGCAAGTCCACGGCAGCGGCTGTGTCTTGGCTCAG ACAGTGCTGAGGTACCACGAGCCTCCCCCGTGGGCTGCTGTCACCTTCACTCTGCGTGTCAACACGGAGCTGACCAACTGCAGCCAGGCCAACGCGCGCGTCCTCACCGTCCGTGTCCTTGCCAG CTACATTGGGAGCAGAGTCACTTCCAACATGGTGATCCTGGAGGTCTCCCTGCTGTCTGGATTTGTCCTGGCTCCCAGGTCCAGGATGTTG CTGGAGCGCAGAACCATCATTAAGAAAATAGAAGTGAAAGCTGATGTGGTCTACATTTATCTGGAGAAG CTCAGTGATGAATCTCAGACTTTCATTCTGCAACTGGAACAAGTAATTCAGATGAAGAACCTGAAACCAGCCAGCATCAAAGTCTACGATTACTACCAGCCAG aggAGCGAGCCCTGGCTGACTACAGTGCTGTCTGTAGCTGA